A single genomic interval of Stieleria maiorica harbors:
- a CDS encoding DUF1592 domain-containing protein has protein sequence MTCILLRLNSAAWLAIFVLATLTRPSQAADSVESTPSGVRSFRQSRAIGLQRSKLRSQNPVRIASDVKPNRDEFAQTIGPILREACSDCHGADTQEGNVRIDTLDPDLLHGKDREWWLEVQAVVSNNEMPPPGEAELSDADRTKIVQWLSNEIQVASIVRRASGEHHSFRRMTRYEFNYALQDLLGLPYDFAKDLPPEAHSEEGFQNSSDLLHMSVSQFEAYRRLARRALLRATVRGEQPQVLHWGVTMKDAGRIDWAKQQKQIDQAKEENADDPEAQQQTLQKLEESFRQRHNVPYFKDLSGGQTVRASWQYRKATYAHKPTTSPPQIPESLDHVAILPRGQNNRFRIELGNRLPDEGTLRVRVRAACENADEASPPSLKLLFGWQASNEGRALLTVGRADTPITAPSDTPEFYQWDVPLGEIYPRNSVRKTSPLGAMPNPSEYIAFVNNSVSQGPIRIDYVEVTAPVYDQWPPESHTRIFFDSTNRDHEPDYAREVLTAFIERAWGRAVAQTEIDRKLELFATMRPQCDSFEEAMVEVLATVLASPRFLYIVEDGNADTDGRVPLTGTELATRLSMFLWCSIPDDRLRRLAADDALLQPEVLQREITRMLADDRAKRLSEHFVHQWLDLQLLDFLNVPRSLEPLKESMQREPIELFHEMVRNDASVLDFLHADYTMADERLAVHYGLSSVKGNHFRRVPLDPTGRRGGLLTQAGLLAMNSAGDDSHPLKRGVWLLECLLNDPPPPPPPAVPEIDLADPEIAKMTLKEQIEDHRNHAACMSCHAKIDPWGIAFENYDALGRWRDQVGGKPVDATSKLFNAQPLDGMQGLKRFLLEQRQDQFVRSLVHKLTTYGLGRSLTFADRSDVDEIAADLRRQGDGLATMIRMIATSELFRTK, from the coding sequence ATGACTTGTATTCTGCTGCGACTGAACTCCGCCGCATGGCTTGCCATTTTCGTTTTGGCCACACTGACACGTCCAAGCCAAGCAGCCGATTCCGTTGAATCAACACCATCGGGCGTACGTTCGTTTCGGCAATCGCGCGCGATCGGTCTCCAACGGTCGAAGCTTCGCAGCCAGAATCCGGTTCGCATTGCCTCCGATGTCAAGCCGAATCGAGACGAATTCGCCCAAACGATCGGGCCGATCCTGAGGGAAGCATGTTCCGATTGCCACGGCGCCGACACCCAAGAAGGGAATGTTCGGATCGACACGCTCGACCCCGACCTGCTGCACGGCAAGGACAGGGAGTGGTGGCTCGAAGTCCAAGCGGTGGTTAGCAACAACGAGATGCCGCCTCCGGGCGAAGCTGAACTGTCCGACGCGGATCGGACCAAGATCGTTCAGTGGCTGTCCAACGAAATTCAAGTCGCATCGATCGTGCGACGGGCCTCGGGGGAACACCATTCGTTTCGACGGATGACGCGTTACGAGTTCAATTACGCGCTACAAGATTTGCTCGGGCTGCCCTATGACTTTGCCAAGGACCTGCCCCCGGAAGCGCATTCGGAAGAAGGATTCCAAAACAGTTCCGATCTGTTGCACATGTCGGTCTCTCAATTTGAAGCATATCGACGGTTGGCCCGCCGGGCGTTGCTGCGAGCGACCGTTCGCGGCGAGCAGCCCCAGGTGCTGCACTGGGGCGTGACCATGAAGGATGCCGGACGCATCGATTGGGCGAAGCAGCAGAAACAAATAGATCAGGCCAAGGAAGAGAACGCGGACGATCCGGAAGCTCAACAACAAACGCTGCAAAAACTGGAGGAAAGTTTTCGCCAACGGCACAACGTTCCGTACTTCAAAGACCTATCCGGTGGACAAACCGTTCGCGCCAGTTGGCAGTACCGCAAGGCGACCTACGCGCACAAGCCGACGACGTCACCGCCGCAGATCCCCGAGTCGCTGGATCACGTCGCCATCCTTCCGCGTGGGCAAAACAACCGCTTCAGAATCGAATTGGGCAACCGGTTGCCCGACGAAGGCACGCTGCGTGTCCGCGTCCGTGCGGCGTGTGAAAATGCAGACGAGGCCAGCCCGCCGAGTCTGAAGTTGTTGTTCGGCTGGCAGGCGAGCAACGAAGGCCGCGCGCTGCTGACGGTCGGACGGGCGGACACACCGATCACGGCGCCGTCCGACACCCCGGAGTTTTATCAGTGGGACGTGCCGCTCGGTGAAATCTATCCGCGCAACTCGGTGCGAAAGACATCCCCGCTGGGGGCGATGCCGAACCCGTCGGAATACATCGCCTTTGTCAACAACTCGGTTTCGCAAGGACCGATCCGGATCGACTATGTCGAAGTGACGGCTCCCGTCTACGATCAATGGCCTCCAGAATCGCACACGCGGATCTTTTTTGACAGCACCAACCGCGATCACGAACCCGATTACGCACGCGAGGTGTTGACCGCGTTCATCGAACGTGCCTGGGGGCGTGCTGTCGCCCAAACCGAGATCGATCGCAAGCTCGAATTGTTCGCGACGATGCGGCCACAGTGCGACAGCTTTGAAGAAGCGATGGTCGAAGTGCTGGCAACGGTTTTGGCGTCGCCGCGCTTCCTGTACATCGTCGAAGACGGAAATGCCGACACCGATGGACGCGTCCCCCTGACCGGCACCGAACTGGCGACACGGTTGTCGATGTTCCTGTGGTGCAGCATCCCCGACGACCGGCTGCGCCGGCTCGCCGCCGACGACGCGCTGCTCCAGCCGGAGGTGTTGCAACGCGAGATCACGAGGATGTTGGCCGACGACCGCGCGAAGCGACTGTCCGAGCACTTTGTGCACCAATGGCTGGACCTGCAGTTGCTCGATTTCCTGAACGTTCCGCGTTCGTTGGAACCACTGAAGGAATCGATGCAGCGGGAACCGATCGAGTTGTTTCATGAAATGGTTCGAAACGACGCGAGCGTGTTGGACTTTCTGCACGCCGACTACACGATGGCCGATGAGCGACTGGCCGTTCACTATGGGCTGAGCAGCGTCAAAGGAAACCACTTCCGCCGCGTCCCCTTGGATCCTACCGGCCGCCGCGGTGGTTTGCTGACGCAAGCGGGTTTGCTGGCGATGAATTCCGCGGGTGATGATTCGCATCCGCTCAAGCGTGGCGTTTGGCTGTTGGAGTGTCTGCTGAACGATCCACCGCCACCACCTCCGCCCGCCGTTCCGGAAATCGATCTGGCCGATCCGGAGATCGCCAAGATGACGCTGAAGGAACAAATCGAAGACCATCGCAATCACGCGGCGTGCATGTCGTGCCATGCGAAGATCGACCCCTGGGGCATCGCATTCGAGAATTACGATGCGCTGGGACGGTGGCGGGACCAGGTCGGTGGCAAACCGGTGGATGCAACCAGCAAGCTGTTCAATGCGCAACCGCTAGACGGCATGCAGGGATTGAAACGATTCCTTTTGGAGCAGCGTCAGGATCAGTTCGTGCGTTCCTTGGTTCATAAGCTGACCACCTACGGTCTCGGGCGGTCGCTGACGTTCGCAGATCGCTCCGACGTGGATGAAATCGCCGCCGACCTGCGTCGCCAGGGAGACGGATTGGCGACGATGATTCGGATGATCGCCACCAGTGAATTGTTTCGGACCAAATAG
- a CDS encoding DUF1552 domain-containing protein has translation MSMNLNSLDRRRFVRGAGLALALPLFETFRASAARGTEIASPPKRLGCFYFPDGVPMPLPEDPAYGDWSWFPHGAGSDFQFTKCMTPLQPLRQELTVLSGFSHPAGRIVHGHNNADQFLTGAPTGGGDMEYHNTISLDQQYANHVGHETRFASLVMSTDGGTGTARGAHTISFDHNGKPIPAEHRPKRVFDMLFVKSNEDAAKRLALSQSALDDLLADARRLRKSLSTHDQKTLDEYLESVREAERRVEKAKQWLNAPLPQVDADHLNLELTTEEPRQYLQTMFELIYLAFKTDSTRVATYQIGRENGVGRSDHLARAIGFNLSHQLSHETKKPDGWKNFGLYCQFLNEEYARFLTKLKQTPEPAGEGTMLDNTLLLFGSASSAFHLSRNYPLILAGGGNMGLQHGRYINKAGANPQGGAWDGGTEPWQKKATNDDLPLSNLFVSMLHHLGVRTESFSDSTGRIDLS, from the coding sequence ATGTCGATGAACTTAAACTCGCTTGACCGCCGTCGATTCGTTCGCGGCGCGGGGTTGGCATTGGCGTTGCCCCTGTTCGAGACCTTTCGAGCCTCGGCGGCTCGCGGAACCGAAATCGCCTCGCCGCCGAAACGCCTCGGGTGTTTCTACTTTCCCGACGGCGTGCCGATGCCGCTGCCCGAGGACCCTGCCTACGGCGACTGGTCCTGGTTTCCCCACGGGGCCGGATCCGACTTTCAGTTCACCAAGTGCATGACGCCCCTGCAACCACTGCGTCAGGAACTCACCGTCCTGTCCGGGTTCTCGCACCCCGCCGGCCGCATCGTCCACGGTCACAACAACGCCGATCAATTCCTGACCGGCGCCCCGACCGGCGGCGGCGACATGGAATACCACAACACCATCTCGTTGGATCAACAATACGCGAACCACGTCGGGCACGAAACGCGATTCGCTTCGTTGGTGATGTCGACCGATGGTGGAACCGGGACCGCGCGGGGCGCCCACACGATTTCCTTCGACCACAACGGCAAACCGATTCCCGCCGAACACCGTCCCAAACGCGTCTTCGACATGTTGTTCGTCAAAAGCAACGAAGACGCGGCCAAACGTCTGGCGCTCAGCCAAAGCGCGCTCGATGACTTGCTTGCCGATGCCCGGCGATTGCGAAAGTCGCTCTCGACACACGACCAAAAAACGCTGGACGAGTACCTGGAATCGGTTCGCGAAGCGGAGCGTCGTGTCGAAAAAGCCAAGCAGTGGCTGAATGCTCCGCTGCCCCAGGTCGACGCCGACCATTTGAACCTGGAACTGACGACAGAAGAGCCGCGTCAATATCTGCAGACGATGTTCGAGCTGATCTATCTGGCATTCAAAACGGATTCGACCCGCGTGGCAACCTACCAGATCGGTCGAGAGAACGGTGTCGGCCGCAGTGATCACCTGGCCCGGGCGATCGGGTTCAATCTTTCGCACCAGTTGTCACATGAAACAAAGAAGCCAGACGGCTGGAAAAACTTCGGGCTGTATTGCCAATTCTTGAACGAAGAATACGCCCGATTCCTGACCAAGTTGAAGCAAACACCCGAACCGGCGGGCGAAGGCACGATGCTGGACAACACGCTGTTGCTGTTCGGTTCGGCCTCCAGTGCATTTCACCTGTCACGCAACTACCCGTTGATTTTGGCCGGCGGGGGGAACATGGGCCTGCAACACGGCCGCTACATCAACAAAGCCGGAGCGAATCCACAGGGTGGCGCTTGGGATGGCGGCACCGAGCCCTGGCAGAAGAAAGCCACCAACGACGATCTTCCGCTTTCCAACCTGTTCGTCTCGATGCTGCATCACTTGGGAGTCCGAACGGAATCGTTTAGTGACAGCACAGGTAGAATCGACTTGAGTTGA
- a CDS encoding outer membrane protein assembly factor BamB family protein, giving the protein MAKHVLFFASLFVSGAILIGPGSVIADDWSGWLGANRDGVYRETGVVDEIPASGLPIKWRTPIAGGYAGPAVADGKVFVFDYQRSGGDVVNDPGSRAKLTGKERLLVLDAKTGVKIWEYSYDRPYEISYPAGPRATPTIDQDKVYLLGAEGDLTCLSVTDGSLVWTRNLPQDFGAEVPIWGFSAHPLVDGDLLYTMVGGDGQGVVAFDKATGEVRWKSLDAKAGYCAPRIIEAGGMRQLIVFHPEAVEGLDPASGKSLWNVPITPAYEMSIAVPMVDGDLMYASGIHAEAVMIRLGTDSPSGEEFWRGGPKNAVHSSNAPPMFVDGVVYGTDCVKGNLIAVDASNGERLWETFDATIPGEKRFGRHGTAFLTRLGQTDRYLVLSETGDLIIAELTAKGYDEKGRMHVVEPTNEAFGRPVVWSHPAYAGKTAFVRNDKEIVAVDLSR; this is encoded by the coding sequence ATGGCAAAACACGTTCTTTTCTTCGCCAGCCTTTTCGTTTCCGGGGCGATCTTGATCGGTCCGGGCAGTGTGATTGCGGACGACTGGTCGGGCTGGCTCGGTGCAAACCGAGACGGCGTGTACCGTGAAACCGGCGTCGTTGATGAGATCCCCGCGTCGGGATTGCCCATTAAATGGCGAACCCCGATCGCCGGTGGGTACGCGGGCCCCGCGGTCGCCGATGGCAAAGTTTTCGTGTTTGATTACCAACGCAGTGGCGGCGACGTGGTGAACGATCCCGGCAGTCGCGCCAAGCTGACCGGCAAAGAGCGACTGTTGGTACTGGATGCCAAAACCGGCGTGAAGATTTGGGAATATTCTTATGATCGTCCCTATGAAATCAGCTACCCCGCCGGTCCGCGGGCGACCCCGACGATCGATCAAGACAAGGTCTATTTGCTCGGGGCCGAAGGCGACCTGACGTGCCTGTCGGTGACCGATGGCTCGCTCGTCTGGACTCGGAATCTGCCCCAAGACTTCGGCGCCGAAGTGCCGATCTGGGGTTTCTCGGCGCATCCGCTGGTCGATGGCGATCTGCTGTACACGATGGTCGGCGGTGATGGTCAAGGCGTGGTTGCGTTCGACAAAGCGACCGGAGAGGTGCGTTGGAAGTCACTCGACGCCAAAGCAGGTTACTGTGCCCCGCGGATCATCGAAGCGGGCGGAATGCGGCAGTTGATCGTGTTCCACCCCGAGGCGGTCGAAGGTTTGGATCCGGCCAGCGGAAAATCGTTGTGGAATGTCCCGATCACGCCCGCCTACGAGATGTCGATCGCGGTGCCGATGGTTGACGGCGATTTGATGTATGCCAGCGGGATCCATGCCGAAGCCGTGATGATCCGGCTGGGAACCGACTCGCCCAGCGGCGAAGAATTCTGGCGGGGCGGACCGAAGAACGCGGTCCACAGCAGCAACGCGCCTCCGATGTTCGTCGACGGCGTGGTCTATGGAACCGACTGTGTCAAAGGCAACTTGATCGCGGTCGATGCCAGCAATGGCGAGCGGCTTTGGGAGACCTTTGATGCGACCATTCCCGGTGAAAAACGCTTCGGTCGCCACGGGACCGCGTTCCTGACCCGATTGGGACAAACGGATCGTTACCTGGTGCTGAGCGAAACGGGCGACTTGATCATCGCCGAGCTGACCGCCAAGGGATACGATGAAAAAGGTCGGATGCATGTCGTCGAGCCGACCAACGAAGCGTTCGGACGTCCCGTCGTGTGGAGCCATCCCGCCTACGCCGGCAAGACCGCGTTCGTCCGCAACGACAAAGAAATCGTGGCGGTCGATCTGAGTCGCTAG